The following coding sequences lie in one Pontibacter sp. G13 genomic window:
- a CDS encoding GPI anchored serine-threonine rich family protein produces the protein MRQWLLWMLVWGSLIPLANAQHVQIEEIEKMANGDSLRITYELISPLGDLGYEVTLFARLDTGLKQLTSLTGEFGEEIGPGVHEVVWNAKQELGRYRGKIALEVRALPNFYFITPESGQLFMQGKAYTISWYGKNSDKDALTMTLYRDDEPIDTIATVDASNSYTWRVPRGLDSGEGYRIRVSGTDLSNVDAYTSSFSIQNKKYLKYIIPGAVVATGGVIWIILAQNLPKPFEDIE, from the coding sequence ATGAGGCAATGGCTACTTTGGATGCTTGTTTGGGGCTCCCTGATACCCTTGGCAAATGCTCAGCATGTACAGATCGAGGAGATTGAGAAGATGGCCAATGGGGACAGCCTTCGCATCACCTACGAATTGATTTCACCCCTTGGGGACTTGGGGTATGAAGTGACCCTTTTTGCTCGTCTGGATACCGGACTGAAACAGCTCACGTCCCTGACCGGAGAATTTGGAGAGGAAATCGGCCCAGGCGTCCACGAGGTGGTCTGGAACGCCAAGCAGGAACTCGGTAGATACCGCGGCAAGATCGCGTTGGAAGTGAGAGCGCTCCCGAACTTCTATTTCATCACCCCCGAATCCGGCCAGCTCTTCATGCAAGGCAAAGCCTACACCATCAGCTGGTACGGAAAGAATTCCGACAAAGACGCATTGACGATGACACTCTATCGAGACGATGAGCCGATAGATACCATCGCGACCGTAGACGCTTCCAATAGCTATACTTGGCGAGTCCCCCGTGGATTGGATTCAGGCGAAGGATACCGCATCAGAGTGTCCGGAACCGACCTTTCCAATGTGGATGCCTACACCTCCTCCTTTTCCATCCAAAACAAAAAGTACCTCAAATACATCATTCCCGGAGCTGTCGTGGCTACCGGCGGTGTCATTTGGATCATATTGGCCCAAAATCTCCCAAAACCATTCGAGGATATCGAATAA